In Prochlorococcus marinus CUG1415, the sequence GTTTGCCATTTACCTTTGCTGCAATAGTTAGAGCCTTTTGGTTGAGATATAAAATCACAAACAAAAGAATTACAATTGTTGGGGGGTGGTTTGGTAAAAACAAAACACAAGTTTCAATAAGTAACATTGAAGAAATTAGATCTATCCCAAGAGGGTTTGGTTCATATGGTGATATGGTTCTTATTCTTAATGACGGATCTAAGGTAGAGATAAAATCATTACCCTTATTCAGAGAAAAACAAAAATTTATTGAAGACAATATAATTAAAAGATCACAAACAATAAATCTCAAAGAGGTAGAAGGATTTGCTACTAAATCCTAAATTAATTAATTACAAAAACCTTTTTTTCCTGTAAAATAAATGTCTAATAAAATTTCACTCTTTTTAATATCGTGATAGGGTTCATATCTGAAAAACTACTTATACCGATCTTAGATTTTTTCTACGGTTTATTTCCTAGTTATGGTCTTGCAATTGTTGCATTAACGGTAGTAATTAGAATTGCACTTTTCCCTTTGAGCGCAGGGTCCATAAGAAGTGCAAGAAGGATGAAGATTGCACAACCAGTCATGCAAAAAAGACAGGCAGAAATAAAATCTAAGTTTTCAGGTGATCCAAAGAAACAACAAGAAGAATTAGGGAAACTAATGAATGAGTTTGGAAGTCCTCTGGCAGGTTGCCTTCCATTGATTGTACAAATGCCTGTTCTATTTGCCTTGTTTGCAACTTTGAGAGGATCACCATTTGCTGATGTTCCATATAATATAAATCTTAAGGTTGTGCCCCAAGATCAAATAGCAGCTATTGATCCAAAACCCTATAAGTCCCCAAGACACTCTATATTTATTAATGAAAAATCTCATTTCCCTGTAATAGCTACAATTCCAAATGGAACAAAATTAGGAACAGAAGAATCAATAAAAATAAATCTGCAAACAACAAATGGCAACAGCTATGCTGATGTTTTGTCTAAATACGATAATGGTTCAAATTTTCTCCCTACTTGGAAAGTTTCTAAAGGATCCGAAAATCTAAAAGTTTCCCAAGACGGAACAGTAACTCCGATTCAACCAGGAGATGCAATAATTGAAGCTAAAATTCCTGGTCTAGCTGCGAAAAGTGGATTCCTATTTATTAAAGCTCTTGGTCAAGTTGGTTTTTATGTAGATGGAGCTATTAATTGGGATATTGCTGCTCTTGTTGGTGCCTTTGGATTAACCTTACTTCTCTCTCAAGTTCTTTCCAGTCAGGGAATGCCTGCAAATCCACAGCAATCAACAGCTAACAAAATCACTCCAGTCTTGATAACTGGTATGTTTCTGTTTTTCCCTCTTCCAGCAGGAGTATTACTTTATATGGTTGTGGCTAACATATTTCAAGCATTCCAGACCTTTCTTCTCAATAAGGAGGCTCTTCCTGAGAATCTACAGAAAATTCTCGATCAACAATTACTAAGCAAAAATGAAGCAATAGCAATTGATGCTACAACCATCTCAGAGAAAAGATTACCTTTTGAACCTAATAGTAAAAAATAGACTTAATCCTAACTAATGAATTCTTGGTGTAAAAATTTAGAATTACTAATAAAAGCAAGAACTTCATTAATTTGGATAAGGACTAAAGAAGAGGAAAGATTAGAAAAAATAATCAATTACTCATGTGAGAGATTAAATATTACAAGATACGTTTGCTGGGATTGTGTTAACGGAATTAAAGGATTACTAAATGATGAAGGTAAATTTTCTAACAATCCATTAGGAGTGCTTAATTGGCTTAAAGAACAAAATGCAGAAGTATCAACAATATTATTAGTTAAAGATTTTCATAAATTTTATGATGATCCATCTATAAATAGAACTATTAAAGAACTATCTTCTTCGCTTAAGGAAACAAATCATAATTTAGTTATCAGTTCCCATATATTTCCATCATCAGAAGATCTTGATGAATTAATGACAATTGTTAATTTACCCTTACCTGATCAAAAAGATTTAAAAAATCTAATAAAAAAAATTGCTATAAATACTAGTTCAAATCTTGAGGAACAAGACCTAAACGAACTTTCTTTAGCTTCAAGCGGATTAACCGAAATAAAAGTGAAACAAGTTACAGCAAAAGCACTTGCTCAAAGAGGGAAAATAAGTAAAGAAGATATTAAAGATATTCTTGAAGAGAAAAAACAAGTGATCGCTCGAAGTGAAATATTAGAATTTTTTGAAGCCAAATCAAGTCAAAACGATATTGGTGGTTTAAATGTTTTAAAAGTTTGGCTAAATCAAAGATATAGGGCCTTTTCTAAAGAAGCCAGAGACTATGGGCTACCTATTCCAAAAGGAGTCTTACTTGTTGGAGCACAAGGCACTGGGAAATCCCTTACGGCAAAATCAATCTCCAAGAGTTGGTCAATGCCGCTTCTTAGGTTAGACGTGGGGAGACTATTTTCTAGCCTTGTAGGTTCAAGCGAGGCAAGAACAAGAGAAACCATATCAAGAGCCGAAGCCATGT encodes:
- a CDS encoding PH domain-containing protein — translated: MINMNEETFYEGGPAKSDLIINLLAGITILGLPFTFAAIVRAFWLRYKITNKRITIVGGWFGKNKTQVSISNIEEIRSIPRGFGSYGDMVLILNDGSKVEIKSLPLFREKQKFIEDNIIKRSQTINLKEVEGFATKS
- the yidC gene encoding membrane protein insertase YidC, with amino-acid sequence MIGFISEKLLIPILDFFYGLFPSYGLAIVALTVVIRIALFPLSAGSIRSARRMKIAQPVMQKRQAEIKSKFSGDPKKQQEELGKLMNEFGSPLAGCLPLIVQMPVLFALFATLRGSPFADVPYNINLKVVPQDQIAAIDPKPYKSPRHSIFINEKSHFPVIATIPNGTKLGTEESIKINLQTTNGNSYADVLSKYDNGSNFLPTWKVSKGSENLKVSQDGTVTPIQPGDAIIEAKIPGLAAKSGFLFIKALGQVGFYVDGAINWDIAALVGAFGLTLLLSQVLSSQGMPANPQQSTANKITPVLITGMFLFFPLPAGVLLYMVVANIFQAFQTFLLNKEALPENLQKILDQQLLSKNEAIAIDATTISEKRLPFEPNSKK
- a CDS encoding AAA family ATPase, whose amino-acid sequence is MNSWCKNLELLIKARTSLIWIRTKEEERLEKIINYSCERLNITRYVCWDCVNGIKGLLNDEGKFSNNPLGVLNWLKEQNAEVSTILLVKDFHKFYDDPSINRTIKELSSSLKETNHNLVISSHIFPSSEDLDELMTIVNLPLPDQKDLKNLIKKIAINTSSNLEEQDLNELSLASSGLTEIKVKQVTAKALAQRGKISKEDIKDILEEKKQVIARSEILEFFEAKSSQNDIGGLNVLKVWLNQRYRAFSKEARDYGLPIPKGVLLVGAQGTGKSLTAKSISKSWSMPLLRLDVGRLFSSLVGSSEARTRETISRAEAMSPCILWIDEIDKAFGGDARSDGGTSQRVLASLLTWMAEKESAVFVIATANAIDKLPAELLRKGRFDEIFFLDLPNSEERLSILNLHLKKRRPSYSFPLTTIIDRTDGFSGAELEQAVIEGMHISFSENRELMEKDLIKAVSELVPLSRTAKEQIDLLKEWSSTGRARSAS